A genomic region of Raphanus sativus cultivar WK10039 chromosome 6, ASM80110v3, whole genome shotgun sequence contains the following coding sequences:
- the LOC130496551 gene encoding uncharacterized protein LOC130496551 isoform X2: MCWSYHSTKMPRETIQRRKLWYMPFFEDCIGALEGTHLPVRPPSDNPEPYKGRKGELTINVLVICNLKMRFIYAYVGVSGKAHDTKVLTHFATHESFFLHPPDVEELEHTLYLPSGDRAMEIRRDAITEKIARESRLPY, encoded by the exons ATGTGCTGGAGCTATCACAGCACCAAGATGCCTCGTGAAACTATACAAAGAAGAAAGCTATG GTACATGCCGTTTTTTGAAGACTGCATTGGTGCTTTGGAGGGAACTCACTTACCTGTTCGTCCTCCGTCTGATAATCCAGAACCGTACAAAGGCAGGAAAGGAGAACTGACAATCAATGTTCTCGTAATATGCAATTTGAAAATGCGCTTCATTTACGCATACGTGGGAGTTTCTGGAAAAGCTCATGACACAAAAGTTCTTACACATTTTGCGACACATGAATCATTCTTCCTTCATCCACCAGATG TAGAAGAGCTTGAGCATACTCTATACCTTCCATCTGGTGATAGAGCAATGGAGATTCGACGTGATGCAATCACTGAAAAGATAGCAAGAGAAAGTCGACTTCCATATTAG
- the LOC130496551 gene encoding uncharacterized protein LOC130496551 isoform X1, with protein MCWSYHSTKMPRETIQRRKLWYMPFFEDCIGALEGTHLPVRPPSDNPEPYKGRKGELTINVLVICNLKMRFIYAYVGVSGKAHDTKVLTHFATHESFFLHPPDGKYYLVDSGYPTRTGYLGPHRRTRYHLDQFSRGRPLTNARVFNRKNASLRSVIERIFDV; from the exons ATGTGCTGGAGCTATCACAGCACCAAGATGCCTCGTGAAACTATACAAAGAAGAAAGCTATG GTACATGCCGTTTTTTGAAGACTGCATTGGTGCTTTGGAGGGAACTCACTTACCTGTTCGTCCTCCGTCTGATAATCCAGAACCGTACAAAGGCAGGAAAGGAGAACTGACAATCAATGTTCTCGTAATATGCAATTTGAAAATGCGCTTCATTTACGCATACGTGGGAGTTTCTGGAAAAGCTCATGACACAAAAGTTCTTACACATTTTGCGACACATGAATCATTCTTCCTTCATCCACCAGATGGTAAGTACTATCTAGTTGACTCCGGTTATCCAACTAGAACCGGTTATCTAGGTCCGCATCGTAGAACTAGGTATCATCTTGACCAGTTTTCTAGGGGAAGACCACTAACAAATGCTAGAGTGTTTAACCGGAAGAATGCCAGTTTACGTTCTGTGATTGAAAGAATATTTGATGTTTAG
- the LOC108812871 gene encoding histone-lysine N-methyltransferase SUVR5-like produces the protein MEVIPCPSSQQIQSPSGIIVDEMLLDDVVVEETTVNELVLKPELDGLNAEKPSTDSLMEETQNLGNNNAQGESSSPSEPKWLQQDEPIALWVKWRGKWQAGIRCARADWPLTTLRGKPTHDRKKYFVIFFPHTKNYSWADMQLVRSINEFPDPIAYNSHKIGVKMVKDLTVARRNIMRKLTIGMLNIVDQFHSEVVVESANDIIVWKEFAMEASRSTSYQDLGRMLVKLQSMILQQYMDPNWLENSFPSWVQKCNEAVNAESIELLNEEFESCIRWSEVKTVSDHQMQLMVLSEWKTWKHDVTKWFSISRRSVAGTTEQHNSSKSIFDSDVQASRKRPKLEIRRAETENASQMVSDTSPQGLAATNTDTPVVMKDEDVIMNGLDLWDGTVVEANGSQLVRTRETNELSQPQDRNINESVAKKPFGLGNKSQQCIAFIESKGRQCVRWANEGDIYCCVHLASRFTTKLIKNDASPVGETPMCGGVTVLGTKCKHRSLPGMLYCKKHRHHIDIDSSSDPVKRKLADIMSTLETTQCQDVVPLREVERSVPNETTSFTEMLEHCSSNEDNLCVGSCSENSYVPCNEFSTKHKLYCEQHLPNWLNRARNGKSRVISKEVFVDLLRGCSSREEKLPLHQACDIFYKLFKSLLSLRNSVPMEEQLEWAISEASRDAGVGGFLMKLVSHEKERLTRIWGFSSGGNDEEEDASSMSESINAMLAITNGSSDDKREEKWSFSGFACAICLDSFVKRQLLEAHVEERHHVQFAEKCMLLQCIPCGSHFGDKEQLLVHVQAVHPSECRLTNGESSQNPEVVGTSQTVVSQNIENTSGVHKYVCKFCGLKFNLLPDLGRHHQAEHMEPSLVGSRGRKKGLRFNTYWMKSGRLSRPNKFKKSLGTVSYRIRNMKRRMKDSKPLSTEAKNGVSPTPSDSTNFDAHCSVVSKILLSKIQKAKHRPSNQDILSAARSACCRLSLETSMEAKFGVLPQRIYLKAAKLCGEHGVQVRWHLEGYICSNGCKSFKDPNVLSPLIPRQENDRVRIAMDAGEASNNGLVVDECHCIMEAHHFSKRHFGKTTVLCNDISFGKEPVPISCVVDEDLLNSEKPWESFTYVTKPMLNPSLDLAKEKLQHRCGCPGSECSPVTCDHVYLFSDDFEEARDIYGKSMRCRFPYDDKERIILEEGYPVYECNELCGCSRTCHNRVLQNGIRTKLEVFRTESKGWGVRACEHILRGTFVCEYIGEVLDQQEADKRRIQYGKEGCSYIHDVDANINDIGRIVGEPDYVVDATTYGNVSRFINHSCSPNLVTHQVVVESMESLLAHIGLYASTDIAAGEEITRDYGHKPVTSGQENEHSCHCGASNCRGHFC, from the exons ATGGAAGTTATACCTTGTCCTAGCTCACAACAAATCCAATCTCCTAGTGGTATTATAGTGGATGAGATGCTACTTGACGACGTTGTTGTTGAAGAGACCACAGTGAATGAACTTGTCTTGAAGCCTGAGCTTGATGGCTTAAATGCAGAGAAGCCTAGTACCGATTCACTAATGGAAGAAACCCAAAACCTTGGTAATAATAATGCACAAGGAGAGTCATCATCTCCTTCTGAGCCTAAATGGCTACAACAAGATGAACCTATAGCTTTGTGGGTGAAG TGGAGAGGGAAATGGCAAGCTGGAATCAGATGTGCTAGAGCAGATTGGCCATTGACTACCTTAAGAGGGAAACCAACTCACGATAGAAAAAAGTATTTTGTGATATTTTTTCCACATACAAAGAACTACTCGTGGGCAGATATGCAGCTAGTTAGGTCTATCAATGAGTTCCCTGATCCTATTGCATATAATTCACACAAAATTGGAGTTAAAATGGTTAAAGATTTAACCGTTGCTCGACGCAACATCATGCGGAAGCTTACTATTGGTATGCTCAATATAGTGGACCAGTTCCACTCAGAG GTTGTGGTTGAATCAGCTAATGATATAATAGTCTGGAAAGAATTTGCAATGGAGGCATCTAGAAGCACAAGTTATCAAGATCTTGGAAGAATGCTTGTCAAGCTTCAGAGT ATGATTTTGCAACAGTACATGGATCCAAACTGGCTCGAAAACTCGTTTCCTTCATGGGTACAGAAATGTAATGAAGCAGTGAATGCAGAGAGTATTGAACTACTAAATGAG GAGTTCGAGAGTTGTATCAGATGGAGCGAAGTCAAAACCGTTTCTGATCATCAGATGCAACTAATGGTGTTATCAGAATGGAAAACATGGAAGCATGATGTTACAAAATGGTTCTCCATATCTCGTCGTAGTGTTGCAGGAACAACAGAACAGCATAATAGTAGTAAAAGCATCTTTGACTCAGATGTCCAGGCGAGCCGGAAAAGACCAAAGCTCGAGATTCGACGTGCTGAGACAGAAAATGCATCGCAAATGGTGTCTGATACTTCACCACAAGGATTGGCTGCAACTAACACAGATACTCCTGTAGTGATGAAAGATGAAGATGTCATAATGAATGGTTTGGACCTATGGGATGGCACTGTTGTTGAAGCAAACGGTTCACAGTTAGTGAGAACAAGAGAGACAAATGAGTTGTCTCAACCACAAGACAGAAACATAAACGAATCAGTTGCGAAGAAACCATTTGGTTTGGGAAATAAGAGCCAGCAATGCATAGCTTTCATTGAATCAAAAGGAAGACAATGTGTGAGGTGGGCTAATGAAGGTGATATATATTGTTGTGTGCATTTAGCTTCTCGTTTCACCACCAAACTCATAAAGAACGATGCATCTCCTGTTGGTGAAACGCCAATGTGTGGAGGAGTCACTGTTCTTGGTACCAAATGCAAACACAGGTCGTTACCTGGAATGTTGTACTGCAAGAAACACCGTCATCACATCGATATAGATTCCTCATCTGATCCGGTTAAAAGAAAGCTAGCAGACATTATGTCAACCTTAGAAACAACTCAATGTCAAGATGTAGTGCCTCTTAGAGAAGTAGAGAGAAGTGTGCCCAACGAAACCACAAGCTTCACTGAGATGCTTGAGCATTGTAGTAGCAATGAGGATAACTTGTGTGTTGGTTCCTGCTCAGAGAACAGCTATGTTCCTTGCAATGAGTTCTCTACAAAGCACAAGTTATACTGCGAACAACACCTTCCTAACTGGCTCAATCGTGCGAGGAATGGGAAGAGTCGAGTAATATCCAAAGAAGTGTTTGTAGATCTTCTAAGGGGTTGCTCATCTCGTGAGGAGAAGTTGCCTCTACATCAAGCTTGTGATATATTCTACAAGCTCTTTAAAAGTCTCTTATCTTTAAGAAACTCAGTTCCAATGGAGGAACAGCTTGAGTGGGCGATATCAGAAGCTTCAAGAGACGCTGGAGTTGGAGGTTTCTTGATGAAGTTAGTATCCCatgaaaaggagagattaactAGGATATGGGGTTTCAGTTCTGGTGgtaatgatgaagaagaagatgcatcATCAATGTCAGAATCTATTAATGCAATGCTTGCCATCACCAATGGTTCTAGTGATGataaaagagaagagaaatggTCATTTAGTGGATTTGCTTGTGCTATTTGCTTAGATTCTTTTGTGAAGAGACAACTTTTGGAAGCTCATGTGGAGGAGAGACATCATGTGCAGTTTGCAGAGAAGTGCATGCTTCTTCAGTGTATTCCTTGTGGCAGCCATTTTGGAGATAAAGAACAGTTGCTGGTACATGTGCAAGCTGTGCATCCTTCTGAGTGCAGATTGACTAATGGTGAGTCTTCTCAAAATCCTGAAGTAGTAGGCACTTCTCAGACTGTTGTGAGccaaaacatagaaaatacaaGCGGTGTGCATAAGTATGTTTGCAAGTTCTGTGGGCTGAAATTCAATTTATTACCTGACCTTGGTCGTCACCATCAGGCAGAACACATGGAACCGAGTCTAGTTGGCTCTCGTGGTCGGAAGAAAGGGTTAAGGTTTAATACGTACTGGATGAAGTCTGGTAGGCTTAGCCGTCCTAATAAATTCAAGAAAAGTCTTGGAACAGTCTCATATAGGATTAGAAACATGAAGAGGAGGATGAAAGATTCTAAACCACTCAGCACAGAAGCAAAAAATGGAGTATCACCAACTCCTAGTGATAGTACAAACTTTGATGCTCACTGCTCTGTGGTTTCTAAAATATTGCTCTCAAAGATTCAGAAAGCGAAACATCGTCCTAGTAACCAGGACATCTTGTCTGCTGCTCGTTCAGCTTGCTGTAGGCTGAGTCTTGAGACCTCAATGGAGGCTAAGTTCGGGGTTTTGCCTCAGAGGATCTATCTCAAGGCAGCAAAACTCTGTGGTGAGCATGGTGTACAAGTGCGATGGCATCTTGAAGGATACATATGCTCTAACGGATGTAAGTCTTTTAAAGACCCAAATGTTTTATCCCCATTGATCCCTAGACAAGAGAATGATCGAGTAAGGATAGCTATGGACGCTGGAGAAGCTTCTAATAACGGTTTGGTAGTGGACGAATGTCATTGTATCATGGAGGCTCATCATTTTAGTAAGAGACATTTTGGAAAGACCACTGTTTTGTGCAACGACATAAGCTTTGGCAAGGAACCAGTTCCCATATCTTGTGTCGTGGATGAGGATCTTTTAAATTCAGAAAAGCCTTGGGAGAGTTTTACTTATGTTACAAAACCAATGCTTAATCCTTCACTGGATCTTGCAAAGGAG AAGCTGCAACACAGGTGTGGCTGTCCTGGTTCAGAGTGCTCGCCTGTAACGTGTGATCATGTATACCTTTTCAGTGACGATTTTGAGGAAGCAAGAGACATATATGGAAAATCCATGAGGTGTAGATTCCCATATGATGACAAAGAACGGATCATCTTGGAG GAGGGCTATCCTGTTTATGAATGCAATGAACTCTGCGGATGCTCTAGAACATGTCACAATCGGGTTTTGCAGAATGGAATCCGAACAAAACTTGAAGTTTTTAGAACAGAAAGCAAG GGATGGGGAGTACGAGCTTGTGAACATATACTACGTGGTACTTTCGTCTGCGAATACATTGGAGAAGTTCTTGATCAGCAAGAAGCCGACAAGAGACGAATCCA GTATGGCAAAGAAGGTTGTAGCTACATACATGATGTTGATGCTAATATCAACGACATTGGTAGAATAGTGGGAGAGCCTGATTATGTTGTTGATGCTACTACTTATGGAAATGTCTCTCGGTTCATCAATCATAG CTGCTCGCCTAATCTTGTGACACACCAAGTTGTTGTGGAAAGCATGGAGTCCCTTCTTGCTCATATCGGTCTATACGCCAGTACAGAT ATAGCTGCAGGAGAGGAGATTACACGAGACTATGGACACAAACCGGTAACATCTGGACAAGAAAATGAACATTCATGCCATTGTGGAGCTTCAAATTGCAGAGGTcatttttgttag
- the LOC108808563 gene encoding calcium uniporter protein 2, mitochondrial produces MAMRKLLLTKRLFSISNQASQSLTNCRISSSSLSVRTRVPKESGEARIAPEPGDSSAISRRFLHNAAVIRPEIMQMPLGESLMEKLREIDGSKDRIRLDGIAPPMATETETTPPGLTVEDTKKLLRAAQIEMVKTKLRETGKSWMAYDEFVSVCGDGIAKMLDDSANVIVLGDSVCIRPDQVTKTIEGLLPLPKVCCPNDPRRIEFKELEAAKAAIDVKAHSLVRRELWAGLGYLILQTAGFMRLTFWELSWDVMEPICFYVTSIYFMAGYGFFLRTSKEPSFEGFYQSRFEAKQKKLMNVHEFDVERYDELKKLFCPKASDRVSKILGTIQS; encoded by the exons ATGGCGATGAGGAAGCTATTATTGACGAAGCGTCTCTTCAGCATCTCGAATCAAGCGTCGCAGAGCCTAACGAACTGCCGTATCTCGTCATCCTCGTTATCCGTACGGACAAGAGTCCCCAAGGAATCAGGAGAAGCCAGAATCGCACCGGAGCCTGGAGACTCGTCGGCGATCTCGCGGCGGTTCCTTCACAACGCCGCCGTGATTCGGCCGGAGATCATGCAGATGCCGCTGGGAGAGAGCCTGATGGAGAAGCTCCGCGAGATCGACGGGAGCAAGGACAGGATCCGATTAGACGGCATCGCTCCGCCGATGGCGACGGAGACGGAGACGACGCCGCCTGGTTTGACGGTGGAAGATACGAAGAAGCTTCTGAGAGCCGCGCAGATTGAGATGGTGAAAACGAAGCTTAGAGAGACGGGGAAGAGCTGGATGGCGTATGATGAGTTCGTTAGCGTTTGCGGAGATGGAATCGCGAAGATGCTTGATGATTCAGCAAACGTCATCGTTTTGGGAGATTCCGTTTGTATAAGACCAGATCAG GTAACAAAAACCATCGAAGGCTTGCTTCCATTGCCCAAGGTTTGTTGCCCAAATGACCCAAGAAGGATCGAGTTTAAAGAGCTCGAAGCAGCCAAGGCAGCGATCGATGTGAAAGCACACTCTTTGGTGCGGAGAGAGCTCTGGGCTGGTCTGGGTTACTTGATCCTGCAGACCGCGGGGTTCATGAGGCTCACGTTTTGGGAACTCTCGTGGGATGTGATGGAACCAATCTGTTTCTATGTCACGTCTATATACTTTATGGCTGGGTATGGTTTCTTCCTCAGGACATCCAAAGAGCCTTCCTTTGAAGGCTTTTACCAGAGCAGGTTCGAGGCCAAacagaagaagctgatgaatgttCATGAGTTTGATGTTGAGAGGTATGATGAGCTCAAGAAGCTGTTTTGCCCTAAAGCTTCAGATCGTGTTTCCAAGATTCTTGGAACTATCCAGAGTTAG
- the LOC108805813 gene encoding LOW QUALITY PROTEIN: BEL1-like homeodomain protein 4 (The sequence of the model RefSeq protein was modified relative to this genomic sequence to represent the inferred CDS: inserted 1 base in 1 codon), with translation MSQDYHHHQGIFSFSNGFHRSSSSHQEEVEESAVSGAPIPVYGTAGMLSEMFSFPGGGNGGSSEILDHSTKQLLEQQNRHNNNNNNSTLHMLLPNHHQGYGYANEQQQHHFTWPTSSDHQSQGDMIGTVHVESGKGLSLSLSSSLEAAAAAAKAEEYRSIYCAAVDGTSSSSNASAHHHQFNQFKTLLLDNSTSHHQAVGHFGSSSSSPMGASSSIGGIYTLRNSKYTKPAQELLEEFCSVGRGHFKKNKLSRNNSNPNTSGGGGSSSSPGVTNDNPPLSPADRIEHQKRKVKLLSMLEEVDRRYNHYCEQMQMVVNSIDQVMGYGAAIPYTTLAQKAMSRHFRCLKDAVAVQLKRSCELLGEKETAGAASSGLTKGETPRLRLLEQSLRQQRAFHHMGMMEQEAWRPQRGLPERSVNILRAWLFEHFLNPYPSDADKHLLARQTGLSRNQVSNWFINARVRLWKPMVEEMYQQEAKEREEKELEENQXEDYQQTNNSSNNNDTKPNESNFTLVQTITAQTPTTTMMTPTPHENDSSFLPPSVVTAAPHSISDAFTAATCQQDVSDHFQVDDGVMRFGTKQAGDVSLTLGLRHTGNMPDNKNASFSVRDFGDF, from the exons ATGTCCCAAGATTATCACCATCACCAAGGAATCTTTTCCTTCTCCAATGGATTCCACCGATCATCATCTTCCCATCAGGAGGAAGTTGAGGAATCCGCTGTCTCCGGTGCTCCAATCCCGGTTTACGGAACCGCCGGAATGTTGTCTGAAATGTTTAGTTTCCCTGGCGGTGGCAACGGTGGCTCAAGCGAGATTCTTGATCACTCTACGAAACAATTGCTAGAGCAACAAAACcgtcacaacaacaacaacaacaactcaaCTCTTCATATGTTACTACCAAATCATCATCAAGGTTACGGTTATGCCAACGAGCAACAACAACATCACTTCACATGGCCAACTTCCTCCGATCATCAGAGTCAAGGAGATATGATCGGGACCGTACACGTGGAAAGTGGGAAAGGTTTATCTTTATCTCTCTCATCGTCATtagaagcagcagcagcagcagctaaAGCAGAAGAATATAGAAGCATTTATTGTGCAGCGGTTGAtggaacttcttcttcttctaacgCTTCggctcatcatcatcaattcAATCAGTTCAAGACTCTTCTTCTCGATAATTCTACTTCTCATCATCAAGCTGTTGGACATTTCgggtcatcatcatcttctcccATGGGAGCATCTTCCTCTATTGGAGGGATCTATACGTTGAGGAACTCAAAGTACACGAAGCCGGCACAAGAGTTGTTGGAAGAGTTTTGTAGTGTTGGAAGAGGACACTTCAAGAAGAACAAACTTAGTAGGAACAACTCAAACCCTAATACTAGCGGTGGAGGAGGGTCGTCTTCTTCCCCCGGAGTAACCAATGATAATCCTCCTTTGTCTCCGGCTGATCGGATTGAACATCAAAAAAGAAAGGTCAAGCTACTCTCTATGCTTGAAGAG GTAGACCGACGGTACAACCACTACTGCGAACAAATGCAAATGGTAGTGAACTCAATTGACCAAGTAATGGGTTATGGCGCAGCCATTCCATACACCACATTAGCCCAAAAGGCAATGTCTAGACACTTCCGGTGTTTGAAAGACGCGGTTGCGGTTCAGCTAAAACGCAGCTGCGAGCTTCTAGGTGAGAAAGAGACGGCGGGGGCTGCGTCCTCGGGGTTAACCAAAGGCGAAACGCCACGATTGCGTTTGCTAGAGCAGAGTTTGCGTCAGCAAAGAGCGTTTCATCATATGGGTATGATGGAGCAAGAGGCATGGAGACCGCAACGTGGGTTACCTGAACGCTCTGTTAATATCCTTAGAGCCTGGCTTTTCGAGCATTTTCTTAATCC GTACCCAAGCGATGCTGATAAGCACCTCTTGGCTCGTCAGACTGGTTTATCCAGAAATCAG GTGTCGAATTGGTTTATAAATGCTAGGGTTCGTCTATGGAAACCAATGGTTGAAGAAATGTATCaacaagaagcaaaagaaagagaagaaaaagaattagaagaaaatc aagaagattatcaacaaacaaacaacagcagcaacaacaatGACACAAAGCCCAATGAAAGCAACTTCACTCTCGTTCAGACAATAACTGCACAAACTCCAACAACGACGATGATGACGCCGACACCTCACGAAAACGACTCTTCGTTCCTCCCTCCCTCCGTCGTAACCGCCGCTCCTCACAGCATTTCAGACGCTTTCACAGCTGCCACGTGCCAGCAAGACGTCAGTGATCACTTCCAGGTTGACGATGGTGTCATGAGATTCGGAACCAAACAGGCTGGTGACGTGTCACTTACGCTTGGTCTACGCCACACTGGCAATATGCCTGATAATAAGAACGCTTCTTTCTCCGTTAGAGATTTTGGAGATTTCTAG
- the LOC108812977 gene encoding LOW QUALITY PROTEIN: uncharacterized protein LOC108812977 (The sequence of the model RefSeq protein was modified relative to this genomic sequence to represent the inferred CDS: inserted 1 base in 1 codon): MEKPRNLLRVSSLLMAFLFAYSASVQLNDSDWYLWFXLYALASAVNLINSRRICKSRGVRQMTRIALSLGLFLFVKVITEDVITERVGILSLDLTHRVVREKIGSGLVIASMVLQVQASYSNPKEKFVDFGMAATVVFGYGLPFWFFTIENGEIKI; encoded by the exons ATGGAAAAACCAAGAAATCTTTTAAGGGTTTCTTCTCTTTTAATGgcgtttttgtttgcttattctGCATCTGTCCAGCTTAATGATTCTG ATTGGTATCTTTGGT CTCTGTACGCACTAGCTTCTGCAGTTAATCTGATAAACTCCAGAAGAATATGTAAATCAAGAGGAGTTAGACAGATGACGAGAATAGCTCTTAGCTTGGGTTTGTTCTTGTTTGTTAAAGTCATTACAGAGGATGTCATAACAGAAAGAGTTGGAATCTTGTCTTTGGATCTCACTCACAGAGTTGTAAGAGAGAAGATCGGAAGTGGTTTGGTGATAGCTTCTATGGTTCTGCAAGTACAAGCTTCTTATTCAAATCCAAAAGAGAAGTTCGTTGACTTTG GGATGGCTGCAACTGTAGTCTTTGGTTATGGACTTCCCTTTTGGTTCTTCACAATAGAGAATGGAGAAATCAAGATTTGA